CAGCAGCGTTAATACTACTACTCACGGATCCAGACCCAATTTCATGACACAGGACCAAATCAAGCAACACTGTGTTGCAACTATCAAGGCATCACAAGAAGTAGTCAAAGCTAAATCACCCTACCAAATCCTAAAGACCTATGTCAAATGCCCACGACAAGGCTACATCGATAAAGTTTACCAGAATTTAAACGATTTACGTGCTCAAACCAATTGTAACATAGTGGTTTTAAATCTAAACAATTTGCATGAATCTCGGCCTTGGTTTGACTCGTTAAACGTATCGAACTTTACCACTTATGCCCAACAACCTCATCCCTCTACGGTCAGGGTGGTAAGTATTGGTGGTATCGGTGAGCACGTCCAAAAGGCTCTTGAGCTTATCTACAAAATTCTACTACAGGAAAACGTACATGTGTAACAGAATACCGTTGCATTTTTGCCGACTATACTGCGTTGTCGTTAATTCTTGGAATAAGGAAAGGTAAGGAACGTAAAGGAGCCTTGGCACGATTCGTATCACCCTAAGAAATGTTAGAGGGGGCTGAAGATGAGATTAAAATCGGGTAAACCCTCAATATTTTACTTACTTTTTCCCTCAGAGTTTTAACTTACGGTGTTTTACATTACgcttttaaaattgtacGCGATATTTCAGATGAGCATCTGAAACTTTAACTTTACCGAAgtaaagagaaagaaaaagactGAAGAAGCAGGGAAGCGTTGATTCTCGAATCATTCCTCAGTGTTAATTAGTGGTTTGCATGTttagcagcagcaacaatAGCACCAGTGGAGGCAACAAAGGTAAGAGGCGCTCCTTCTTTTTGTGGGGGAGCAGTGGTAGTTTAAGTGGTGGTCAACCTGCTACAGTGACGAATTCAAGTACAAATGGTAAGCCTAGTAATGGTAGTAATAGCAAGACTTCAACACGTCCTAGTAATCCCAAGGCATCTCCTATGAAAAGTACATTGGATAAGAAACCTATTAACAATAGAAATCCATTTGTGCAGTCCGATAGACCTGCTACAATCAACCGAGGTAAGTCAGCCACGGAGCTAAATAGCACACCTAggaaaccttcttcaacatcGGAGAAACATAAAGTCTCTTCTCCCCACGATTCCACCACGGCTACAGGTGTAAGAAATAAGCATTCATCTTCTCGTCTGACCTCCAATGAAAAAAGCAGGGTTTCGTCTTCAACTTCACATAGGcatacttcttcttcgcATACGACCTCTTCTGATAAAACAAGAGATTCGTCTTCTCACGGGCATACATCTTCTCAAACCAGTTCGCATCCTCACAAGCGGACTACGAGTTCGTCTGACAAGCAAAAATCATCAACCTCGTCaacctcttcttcatcaccaaagaaagagaGTAGTCGAGAGatttcctcatcttcatcgtcttTAAAGAAGGAACTAAATGAACCATTAGCATTatcatcgtcgtcatcAGGTCAGAAGCCCCTTAGGGCAAGAAGACCTCCACCTCCGGTTGACTTAAGCGTTCTTAGAAACTCTATGAAACAAGTACCGGAGGGCAGACAACTGGAAGAAAAACCAGATTTGGAGGCAAAAGGTGTATTCCCGCCAAAACAGTTATCGGAGGAACGTGTTGTGGCTTTAAATTACGTGGAAAGAGGACTACCACCATCGACCCCACAAGATGTAAGGGGTGAACGAGAGGGAAAAGGTGAAGCACAAGTTAGTGGAAATGAGTTTAATCCAAAGCAACATAGAAGGCAAAGGTCagaagctgaaaaattcgaagaaGAACTAGACTATTTCATAAAGGAACATAGCGCAGTTCAAGATAGCCCTATATCACAACGTGGAAGTTTCCCAGAAGAGGAGTTAGATCGTGAAATTGATTTGCAAAACGGCTTGGCTACACATTTGGACCCTGCAAAGGCTTCAAATAACGAGGATTTACTAGGAGGTCTATTGACGTACGTGGACCCTTTAAAGCTTCCTGAAGCATCACAACGTAATAGGGTAGCATCGCCGCCAAGATTAGCTTCGCCTCCTGTCATAAATCCACTACCAAGTGTACAAACGGAGCCATCGTTggaaccaccaccaccacttCCACCAAAGGAACCGTTGGAACCATTAGCAGCCGTATATTCATCACCACTGCCGGCCTCTGGAACGGAGAGAAAATCTAGAGAATTGACTGAAACTGAAAAGCGTAAATCTGGTACATCAGCCACTGGTGATGAACAGGCAGATAGGTTCTCATTCACTGATTCGTTAGCCGATAACTCTGTGAAAAGTGTTCAACAGGTAGCATTAGACGATACTAGGGGAGCCGCTCCAATTGTTAGTAATCTATCCTATCGTGATTCTATGGATGCTGCTACTTATGCagataataacaacaggATGTCGCGTACTTATACAAACAGTTTGGATAGACCACCTCTTATGAATGaatctcttcatcaaagagaagaagacgCTCCTGAAAATCCAATTTCAGATACTGCATCACTTGGAGAAATGGTTACGACGAGTAAACCTAGAACTGTGGATTCTGAAGAGATATTTTCTGCGAAGGATTTTGATCAAGACTCTGCAATGCAGCCTGTAGAAGCTAAAGagccaccaccaccaagaagaaaattcagaGTAGTGAACGAAGACCGTCCAACTTTTTATATGAATGGATTCGATGAATACTTGAACAAGGATAACGATGAGTTTGACGATACAGCAACCCACTATTCCATACGAAGCCATGAAAGTGCCTTCAGCAAAGGGATTTCCACTGCTCCTAGTGAAAAGAGTAATACTTATGTCCCTACCAATCTCAATAACCAAAGTTTAGAGAACAACCCTGCGATCTTTGGTATAAGATCAGGGGTTGCCGGTTTAGATTCTGCATCGGAGaaagatattttgaagaGTGTGGTCAGCTCTTCGAGAACAAAGGCAGGTTCTATTTTCACGGGTCCCGGTAGTTTATCTAATCACCAAAGCACGAGAAGTAATAAAAGTAATAATAGTTCTACTACTGTCTCCTCCGGATCGCCTAAGCCTGATAAATCGGTGAGACTTGTATCTAGTtatgtggaagaattaaGACTAAAATATTATAGGGCTTCCAACTTCTTACAGGCACCTCCCAATTTACCGGTTACTTTAAAGCAGAAAAATAATTTGGTACAACCCAAAAATGTTAAAGTCAAAATTAGGACTAGTTCAAAACAAATTGGTATTAAACATGGTAGAGCGAAACAAAAATTATTCACTTTGGAGACtacagatgaagatgctaaCGAAGATGGTACTCATAAGGCCTctagtaataacaataagATTAATGTTGATCATACCAGAGAATTTCACAATTTGCTCAATCAAAAGGCAAGCCCCAGTAAAAGGACCGCACAAGACCACAGTCCCTCTAAGAGCAAAGGCGATGACGATTTGGAAGAGTTTTTACACGACATTCCCGGTGATGATGCTTATGACAGTGATGATGCCATGGCTCCATTGAGGGAAGGAGAAGATACTGCTGACGCAGATGTTTCAAGAAGCAACACGGTCAAGAGTTATTTCACaaaacaagaagaaaaactaCAACacatcaacaacagttCACAATACGAAAAGTTACCTACCAATATTAATATCCAGGACTATCTAGATAAGGACCCAATAAGTAAAACGGTATCGACTCAAAGTGGTAATTCTGGACTTAACGAACCTTTCTCCTACGGACAGGGGCTCCGCGTAGCCAATccagattcttcatctgaCTAATGAACTTTATATAACTAAACTGCAGAAAATTAATTCGTAATACAATTGAATATTCTATTTAATATCCTATTTAATATCGGCTTTCTGGTGGGATTGTCACAATCATTCAATTAGGGTTACCCGCCCGGATGGCTTACGCGGtatgatatttttttttctatctCCAGGAGATGGAAGATCGAACAAGGTGGCAGGCAGAAGAATCCAAACAGGCGTAAACAAAGACCCTCGGATAAGTGAAAGGAAGGTCccattgaaagaatctGACTGCTATTTTATTGAGAATTCATGACTGTTGATCCGCAGCAACCGGCTTATACGCTGGTTTTTGATCCAAGTCGCAGCAATGCTAGTTATACAGTTGGTGAATTCCAAAAAGCTTTGGAGAGAGGATCTGACGAGGATAAGATAGCCACCATGAAGCAAATTTTAGTAACGATGCTTGATGGGAATCCTCTTCCTCAATTGCTAATGCACATTATTAGATTTGTTATGCCATCTAGaaacaacaaattgaagaaactgCT
The genomic region above belongs to Zygosaccharomyces rouxii strain CBS732 chromosome F complete sequence and contains:
- a CDS encoding uncharacterized protein (weakly similar to uniprot|Q03780 Saccharomyces cerevisiae YDR239C Hypothetical ORF); translation: MFSSSNNSTSGGNKGKRRSFFLWGSSGSLSGGQPATVTNSSTNGKPSNGSNSKTSTRPSNPKASPMKSTLDKKPINNRNPFVQSDRPATINRGKSATELNSTPRKPSSTSEKHKVSSPHDSTTATGVRNKHSSSRLTSNEKSRVSSSTSHRHTSSSHTTSSDKTRDSSSHGHTSSQTSSHPHKRTTSSSDKQKSSTSSTSSSSPKKESSREISSSSSSLKKELNEPLALSSSSSGQKPLRARRPPPPVDLSVLRNSMKQVPEGRQLEEKPDLEAKGVFPPKQLSEERVVALNYVERGLPPSTPQDVRGEREGKGEAQVSGNEFNPKQHRRQRSEAEKFEEELDYFIKEHSAVQDSPISQRGSFPEEELDREIDLQNGLATHLDPAKASNNEDLLGGLLTYVDPLKLPEASQRNRVASPPRLASPPVINPLPSVQTEPSLEPPPPLPPKEPLEPLAAVYSSPLPASGTERKSRELTETEKRKSGTSATGDEQADRFSFTDSLADNSVKSVQQVALDDTRGAAPIVSNLSYRDSMDAATYADNNNRMSRTYTNSLDRPPLMNESLHQREEDAPENPISDTASLGEMVTTSKPRTVDSEEIFSAKDFDQDSAMQPVEAKEPPPPRRKFRVVNEDRPTFYMNGFDEYLNKDNDEFDDTATHYSIRSHESAFSKGISTAPSEKSNTYVPTNLNNQSLENNPAIFGIRSGVAGLDSASEKDILKSVVSSSRTKAGSIFTGPGSLSNHQSTRSNKSNNSSTTVSSGSPKPDKSVRLVSSYVEELRLKYYRASNFLQAPPNLPVTLKQKNNLVQPKNVKVKIRTSSKQIGIKHGRAKQKLFTLETTDEDANEDGTHKASSNNNKINVDHTREFHNLLNQKASPSKRTAQDHSPSKSKGDDDLEEFLHDIPGDDAYDSDDAMAPLREGEDTADADVSRSNTVKSYFTKQEEKLQHINNSSQYEKLPTNINIQDYLDKDPISKTVSTQSGNSGLNEPFSYGQGLRVANPDSSSD